The Bacteroidales bacterium sequence TAGATGATAAACTTTGATTCCGCGTTTTTTTGCAGCATCAGAATAAGGAACGAGTTTTCTAATAGGAGAAGCGGGCATTTTGAGTCCCTTTTGAGATATTTTTGGCATATTAAATTAATTATTTACCGGAACTGCGCCCGGGTTAACATTATTATTGAGCAATTGTTGATCAGCCGCATTCTTTACAACTTCTCCCTTAATACGTAAAACTACAGGACTGTTTGAAGCGTTGGAAACAATTGTAACTGATTTATTGATTGGACCTACTCTGTTAGTTGAATATTTAACTTTAATCTCAGTTGATTTACCTGGAAGGATTGGAGCTTTAGTCCATTCCGGCACAGTACATCCGCAAGTAGATTTAGCATCTGTAAGAATTAACGGTTCTTTTCCTGTGTTAGTGAGGGTAAAAACACAATTACCATCGCCGTTTTCCATAATTTTACCATAGTCATGCACAAGTTTGTCAAAATCCATATAAGGTGCATGAGGATTAACATCTTTTGCATTATCTTGAGCAAAAGTGATTGTTGAAAATGCAACAATCATACTCATTAAAACAAATAACTTTTTCATAGAGCAATTTTAATTAATTATATAAATTATTTTTCTTTTAATATTCGGATTGCCGTATTAAATTCGGGTTCAATTTTATTGATAACCTCATAGAAAGTGTCTGTATCATAGAGATTTCTTCCGATAAAAGCTTTCAATTGAGCAACCACGAGCGGACTTAATTCGACTGGTGTATTTTCATCAATAATTATGCCGTTCTCTTCACATAACTCAAATATTTTTTTTATGTCTTTATCCGATATTTTATAATTATCAATAAAGGATTTTTTATCAGGATATTGTTTCAATAAACTTTTTCTACTATTATCCATAAGATATATAGAATATTTATTTGCAATGCCTTTAGAAATGAATTTTTTAGTAAAATCATCATACATTGTGGAATCAAAAGGCACGAAGATATCAGGCATAATTCCGCCGCCGCCGTAAACAACCCTTCCGGAAGCAGTATAATACTTCAAAGAATCTGGAAATGAAATACTATCTTGATGAATATGTTCACCGTGCTTCAGACGGTTTGAAATATCCTTAAAATACTCATCCTTGCCGTCATCATAAGGCTTTTGTATATATCTTCCACTTGGAGTATAATATCTTGCAATAGTAATTCGCACCTGAGAACTATCTGGCAAATTAAACGGTCTTTGCACAAGACCTTTTCCGAATGAACGGCGACCGATGACTGTTCCTCTATCCCAATCCTGAATTGCGCCGGCAAGTATTTCACTTGCGGAAGCAGAGCCTTCATTAATCATAACAACAACATCACCCTTTTCAAAATCGCCTTTATTTGTAGCAATAGCATCCGAACGCGGAGCCATTCTTCCTTCGGTATAAACAATAAGTTTTCCTTCAGTAAGAAATTCATCGGCAAGAGAAATAGCAACATCAAGAAATCCACCGGAATTATTTCTAAGGTCGAGGATTAATTTTTTCATACCTTCTTTTTTCAACTTGCTTAATGCTTCATGAAATTCATCCATTGTTGAGCGAGAGAACCTGTTTAATTTGATATAACCGATTTCATCATCAATCATATATTTGGCGTCAATACTATAAACCGGAATAACATCTCTGACAATAGTAAAATCAAGTAATTTCGGCTCGCCTTTTCTAAGGATCTTTACATCAACAGTAGTATTTTTCGGCCCCCTTAATTGTTTTTGAATCCATGAGGACGTAACATCTTTCCCTGCCGCATTCTGTCCATCAATTTCCACAATCTTATCACCTGCCATAATACCTACTTTATCAGACGGACCACCCGCAATAGGTGAAATAACCAATAAAGTATCTTCAACCATCTGAAATTGAACGCCAATACCTTCGAAATTTCCTTGTAAAGGCTCGTTAGATGCCCTTGCTTCCTCA is a genomic window containing:
- a CDS encoding DUF1573 domain-containing protein, coding for MKKLFVLMSMIVAFSTITFAQDNAKDVNPHAPYMDFDKLVHDYGKIMENGDGNCVFTLTNTGKEPLILTDAKSTCGCTVPEWTKAPILPGKSTEIKVKYSTNRVGPINKSVTIVSNASNSPVVLRIKGEVVKNAADQQLLNNNVNPGAVPVNN
- a CDS encoding S41 family peptidase; translated protein: MHKKIFRILIFAMLFFVCDDIYCQSEKAKEQLNKFNRVFQTLNFYYVDSVDNEKIIEAALEAMLKELDPHSAYLDVEEARASNEPLQGNFEGIGVQFQMVEDTLLVISPIAGGPSDKVGIMAGDKIVEIDGQNAAGKDVTSSWIQKQLRGPKNTTVDVKILRKGEPKLLDFTIVRDVIPVYSIDAKYMIDDEIGYIKLNRFSRSTMDEFHEALSKLKKEGMKKLILDLRNNSGGFLDVAISLADEFLTEGKLIVYTEGRMAPRSDAIATNKGDFEKGDVVVMINEGSASASEILAGAIQDWDRGTVIGRRSFGKGLVQRPFNLPDSSQVRITIARYYTPSGRYIQKPYDDGKDEYFKDISNRLKHGEHIHQDSISFPDSLKYYTASGRVVYGGGGIMPDIFVPFDSTMYDDFTKKFISKGIANKYSIYLMDNSRKSLLKQYPDKKSFIDNYKISDKDIKKIFELCEENGIIIDENTPVELSPLVVAQLKAFIGRNLYDTDTFYEVINKIEPEFNTAIRILKEK